The Lathyrus oleraceus cultivar Zhongwan6 unplaced genomic scaffold, CAAS_Psat_ZW6_1.0 chrUn0506, whole genome shotgun sequence genome includes the window AGATGAATAAGAAGATTCTCAATGGAAGGACTCTAACTGCTTCTATTGCTGCTGATAATGGACGTGCTCCGGAGTTTATTCGGAAGCGCGTGTACAATACTGAGACTGCTTTGTGTTATGAGTGTGGGGGGCATGGTCATTTGTCGTATGAGTGTCCTAAGAATCAGTTGGGGCCGAGGCCGCGGCCTCAGCCTAAGAAGCCGCGACGGGGATTTAGTGGGCTGAGGGATAGGGATGGGGAGGAGGAAGGTgatgaggaggaggaggagggtGGTCAGATTGCTGCGGAGCAGTTTGACGATAATTGGGCTTCTGTTGTGGATGATGAAGCGGGTGAAAGGTTGCTGGGGAGAAACAGAAATGATGATGAGGGTTTGGACAACAACAAGACgaagaagaaagggaagaaaGCTGGGTATTTCAGTGATGAGAgtgatcatgatgatgatgattgatcatgACTATGTAGCATTGACACTTCAGATTGAAGGTGTGTGTTTGGTATTCCGCATTACCGCATTATTCAACTAGTCCTGTGTGTCGTGTCTATATATGTGCCAGTGTTTCATAGATCTAAATGgcaattttttgtttttatcaaGATATGGTGTAATTGATGAAATTGTTTATATGTTGTTGGCTTGGTTGGATGTGTTTATGGTTTTGATCACAAGCACATGTTAGTTATTAGTTATTGTGGTAGTAATTAGTGATAGTGGTGGTGAATTGGTGATGAGCATTTTTGTGTATTCCATATTTTCATAGTTAATGAATGATGACAGACGAGTCTCTTATTTATCGGCTTAATTTAGCATTCGGTTTACCTGTAAAACAGAAAGGAAAAGCCTGTTCgttatgttttttattttggttcaGTTAAAACATGTAATGTAATCAAATTGTAACACCCTGGTTTACTTTATGCACATCTTGTTATCATATAAGTAAGGTTTTTAATTACAGTTGTGGTGGTTATGTTATGATATTTGATATGTAGAATATTGTAGTCAGATATAGCTGGATTTGATGTGGTTGTTGAGATCTTGAAAAGCATAGGTTGTAGACTTGTAGTCACAATTACTGTCGCCGTTCTTGTGGAAAGCAGTTTAAAACCATGGGTAACAGTTCTTCTGATTACCTTTACTCTTTGATGTCTACTGAGCATTTTTATGCAGATTGATGAGTATTTCTCAAGTTTCTCTTAGAATGCTTAAATTGCTTCTCCCAGAGAAAATGTGGTATCCTTTTCATGCATAATCACTTGGCTGAGCTGGAGAATAATACCAATTTGTGCCTCACCCTCGACACTAGGCTTTAAATTATAGGTTTAATTATTCTGTAACTTTTTGAACCATGGGCTAATCTTGAATGTCATTGTAATGATATGTAGAAAAAGAAATTGGTTATTGTTATGCTATTTCCTTTCTTTCTGAATTATGGCTTTGAATCGGATTAAGTATAGTTATATTATATGGAGTTTGGGGTCAATTGTTACTGTTGTACTGTTGGTTTTAAGCATTGTTGGTTTTGGATATATCTATAACTCTGAAACCATATTCAGTTGACAGTTATATATAACCGATAGATACCATATTCATGATTGTCTATATACTTTTGTATGCTCATATTTTTTACtaattgaatcattgtcttaTGGCACAAGTTAATGAAAATAGTAGAGTTCATATCCTCTATGAATAGGATTAACATGAAGCTTGATTACATAGTACGATAATTGTACTCAGATATAAAGATATTGGGAGTTTTGTGAAATTCAGGATATCGGTTTCTTGAATTTTGTTGAAGTTTGAGCAGATTCAAATAGGATTAATATgggtgttcttgaagaggaagtaggtaaaagtttggaattttttttcaaaataataattatttttatttttttttcaaaataactaattatttaaaaaaattatcaaaataaccaggtttggtagaggatgcgtcagatgaactgGGGCACCCCCAATGCAtaaagaggaggcgtcaatagcattggcgcatgcattgcgctcctcacgaggaggcgccactagcattggcgcatgcattgcgctcctcatgaggaggcgccaatactagtggcgcctgcattgggcctcatgaggaggcgtcaatgctagtggcgcctagGTGCATTTGGTTGTGTGGGCGCTAATTCATCTGGCTGCATGTGATGGTCATGTGGGCGTCAATCCCTCAAGCGCCCACATGTTTTgtccgtctctataaataccacgcattggatgcaatatttttcactcaaactcatctcctaatacaattcaaccaccatcaatttcaattttccttgtttcaacaatgtctgcatacattcaaaaacaaagtgctgatgtaatattttctgccgttgcggctccggtacagattcgactttggaacacaaatatttttgaacgtcttaatcggacgttgtacagttggttagagggagaaattggagagggtgaacggattagaagaatacaatggcttgtgtccacgttcaaccaacacGGAGAATTACGTGAATTGGTGGATATTAAGACAGACCAAGACGCTtgtaggatgatgcattacatgttcaaaattgttttgctggttgtaattgcatagttcttgtatttgttataattataTGTGTTATTGTTTATGCAATGGTACTTTCGTGacagacgtctaatatgaaataaatttaatttttcatatattgcaatagaggtacatgtaaatttatctggttgtgctcattctaacactaggacagttattacgattgtgacctagttgacggcatgaactacatagtctaaccattttgttcgccgtatccatttcggttcgaattcggatgctgtttgggcgaccctttttcttccttcgcataacttcgttgtgccagacgatgtccccttgatattctggccaataatcctcttttgccactacgaaaaaactaattttataaacatttgaagGACTGACGATtttgtaaacttcagataacaagtatgatggatcccttcgaacctttgagcatgccgcaagGACATGGGAGcgggggtacgaaaggcttggaactttctgcagtcgcactaacctctatctagttcgactctgtactgtcccatcggcatgccctcattgtgatccatggactcgacaacactaaaccaacctttacttcggtcaaagaccgtaaccacatgtgtgtttgctttggcagcttcatgtctgatgaatttcatcgaagcatcactgaacaactgtccagattgcaacactgaactccattttaagcgtctggtttcaaacaacgcccttagcctgaaatatgtagcatgcaccaaagcgattattggtaggttacggatgcctttgaagacagagttcattgattccagaagatttgttgtcatgtggcccaaacgttgaccgttgtcgtatgccctacTCCACTTCTCCAAAGGAATACCATGGATCCACCGTACcgcat containing:
- the LOC127114491 gene encoding U11/U12 small nuclear ribonucleoprotein 31 kDa protein gives rise to the protein MSSKKKHKRKHSDSDEDDDVFYYRYCASSSTPNTTTGTTSSNQPQSKPNNKGSSIGGTGEPLAPSKSTLYVSNLDYSLTNSDLHTLFSTFGRIARVTVLKDRHTRLSRGVAFVQFVSRNDAQRAVAEMNKKILNGRTLTASIAADNGRAPEFIRKRVYNTETALCYECGGHGHLSYECPKNQLGPRPRPQPKKPRRGFSGLRDRDGEEEGDEEEEEGGQIAAEQFDDNWASVVDDEAGERLLGRNRNDDEGLDNNKTKKKGKKAGYFSDESDHDDDD